One genomic segment of Cohaesibacter gelatinilyticus includes these proteins:
- a CDS encoding 5-deoxy-glucuronate isomerase gives MHIPPYDNQNKPIVDMDDKRVPLNYFNIVKLTRGQAFDYQVPGYETCIVPATGSIDIECEGIKWDNIGGRGVDVWDGEPEGVYIPTGAKATFVCTSDAAEVFIAGARFDGVLEPFAVRAEEIDLVQYGSDDTKTHRKIKHILGTKYHDKVGRLLVSELFTVGQGGWSGFPPHKHDTDRLPLETRHDETYNFRFRPGHGFGTQLLQKEDGKVGEAFHVVDGSTFVIDKGYHPCVAAPGYEMYYFTILGGLSQRSLVQYFQPTHAYQVETIPGIKDMIAKFK, from the coding sequence ATGCATATCCCTCCCTATGACAATCAAAACAAGCCAATCGTTGATATGGATGATAAACGCGTGCCGCTGAACTATTTCAACATCGTCAAGCTCACGCGCGGTCAGGCTTTCGATTATCAGGTTCCTGGCTATGAGACCTGTATCGTGCCAGCAACTGGCAGCATTGATATCGAATGCGAAGGGATCAAATGGGATAACATTGGCGGACGTGGCGTCGATGTTTGGGATGGCGAGCCGGAAGGCGTCTATATCCCGACCGGAGCCAAGGCCACTTTCGTCTGTACCTCTGACGCTGCCGAAGTCTTCATTGCAGGTGCGCGCTTTGATGGTGTGCTGGAGCCTTTTGCCGTACGTGCTGAGGAGATCGATCTGGTTCAGTATGGCTCTGATGACACCAAGACCCACCGCAAGATCAAGCATATCCTTGGTACTAAATATCATGACAAGGTCGGCCGCCTGCTGGTCTCCGAGCTGTTCACCGTTGGTCAGGGCGGCTGGTCCGGTTTCCCACCGCACAAGCATGACACTGATCGCCTGCCTCTTGAGACACGTCATGACGAGACCTATAATTTCCGCTTCCGTCCGGGCCACGGCTTTGGCACCCAGCTTTTGCAAAAAGAAGATGGCAAGGTTGGCGAAGCTTTCCATGTGGTCGATGGGTCCACCTTTGTCATCGACAAAGGCTATCACCCCTGCGTGGCCGCTCCTGGCTATGAGATGTATTATTTCACCATTCTTGGTGGCCTGAGTCAGCGCTCACTGGTGCAATATTTCCAGCCGACCCATGCCTATCAGGTTGAAACCATCCCCGGCATCAAAGACATGATCGCCAAATTCAAATAA
- a CDS encoding AEC family transporter: MQSLFSLTGPIFALIAIGYLAVSYKLVPKEGVAAFGRYLVTFAIPAALFKALGERDLAEIIQPDYLLIYGTGSLIPFAILFLVAKKMRNRPLDQSAIIAMGGSFSNTLMIGYPIIYQLFGAKALVPFALTLMVENLIMMPLVLTLAELQQNKKDHVLKTLGRTFAQLLKTPIIMGIILGLASSALALQAPAPVLKIIDMLAASVGAVALFAVGGNLVGIRFQGMALDLSQIVATKLILHPLAVITCLYLGPTLDPTLTAVAVILSAMPMFGIYSAIGERYNMGSLCAAALIPATLLSFITINLAVFWTTSG; encoded by the coding sequence ATGCAATCGCTCTTTTCCCTTACCGGACCGATTTTTGCCCTGATTGCTATCGGCTATCTTGCCGTCTCCTACAAACTTGTGCCGAAAGAAGGCGTGGCTGCCTTTGGACGCTATCTGGTGACCTTCGCCATTCCGGCGGCTTTGTTCAAAGCCTTGGGCGAGCGGGATCTTGCCGAAATCATCCAGCCGGATTATCTGCTGATCTATGGCACCGGCTCGCTGATACCCTTTGCCATTTTGTTTCTTGTCGCCAAAAAGATGCGTAACCGTCCGCTCGACCAAAGCGCCATCATCGCCATGGGCGGCAGTTTTTCCAATACGTTGATGATCGGCTACCCGATCATCTATCAGCTGTTCGGGGCCAAGGCGCTTGTCCCCTTTGCGCTGACGCTGATGGTTGAAAATCTGATCATGATGCCTCTTGTCCTGACATTGGCGGAGCTACAGCAGAACAAGAAGGATCATGTCCTCAAAACGCTTGGCCGCACCTTTGCCCAGTTGCTGAAAACCCCCATCATCATGGGCATCATTCTCGGCCTTGCCTCATCCGCTCTGGCCTTGCAGGCCCCGGCTCCCGTCCTGAAAATCATAGATATGCTGGCGGCAAGCGTCGGGGCAGTTGCGTTGTTCGCCGTGGGTGGCAATCTGGTCGGCATTCGTTTTCAGGGCATGGCGCTGGATCTGTCCCAAATCGTGGCAACCAAACTGATCCTTCATCCGCTGGCCGTCATAACCTGTCTGTATCTCGGACCAACGCTGGATCCGACATTGACCGCTGTTGCCGTTATCCTCTCGGCCATGCCGATGTTTGGGATCTACTCCGCGATTGGTGAGCGCTACAATATGGGTAGCCTCTGCGCAGCAGCATTGATCCCCGCCACCCTTCTCTCCTTCATCACCATCAATCTTGCCGTCTTCTGGACCACAAGCGGTTAG
- a CDS encoding SDR family oxidoreductase produces MSILLTGATGTIGKEMLQILGQRRISGVRALVRDAEKANLVTAHGLDPVFGTFEDHSALNAALSGIETVVLITPANPLAEEQASNLIEAAKSAGTRRIVRVSAIKAAPEGPINNTRAHGRTEAEIVTSGLGYVFLRPNLFMQNLFMVTDFIKQNGKFSFAMANGKMGMVDTRDIASCTVACALSDQWDGQSFELTGPRAISYADVAVALSKLVGKPIEYKPISPEDVYSMIESAGWGNWMAALARDYGKAYASGWGDFTTKNVEKITGKPPRDFHDFANEILLPELRLVQPLLPRS; encoded by the coding sequence ATGAGCATTCTCCTCACTGGTGCCACCGGTACAATCGGAAAAGAGATGCTTCAGATCTTGGGACAAAGGCGCATATCAGGTGTGCGAGCACTCGTACGAGACGCAGAAAAAGCAAATCTGGTTACCGCTCACGGACTGGATCCAGTCTTTGGTACATTCGAAGACCATTCAGCGCTCAATGCAGCTCTGTCCGGGATAGAGACCGTGGTGCTGATCACTCCTGCCAACCCGCTGGCAGAGGAACAGGCTTCCAATTTGATTGAGGCGGCCAAGTCAGCAGGAACACGACGGATCGTTCGTGTCTCGGCTATCAAGGCAGCCCCTGAAGGACCGATCAATAACACCCGCGCTCACGGCAGAACGGAAGCTGAGATTGTCACCAGCGGTCTGGGATATGTCTTTCTTCGGCCCAATCTGTTCATGCAAAACTTGTTCATGGTGACTGACTTCATCAAGCAGAATGGAAAATTCTCCTTTGCCATGGCTAACGGCAAAATGGGCATGGTCGACACACGCGACATTGCCAGCTGCACCGTGGCATGTGCGTTATCAGATCAATGGGATGGACAATCCTTCGAACTGACAGGGCCTCGAGCTATCAGCTATGCCGATGTAGCCGTTGCTTTAAGCAAGTTGGTTGGCAAACCTATTGAATACAAGCCGATATCGCCAGAAGACGTGTATTCGATGATTGAGAGCGCAGGATGGGGAAACTGGATGGCGGCATTGGCCCGCGACTATGGAAAAGCCTACGCATCAGGTTGGGGTGACTTTACCACGAAAAATGTCGAAAAGATTACGGGCAAACCACCACGAGACTTCCACGATTTTGCCAATGAAATCCTTTTGCCGGAACTTAGGCTCGTGCAACCCCTCCTGCCACGCTCCTGA
- a CDS encoding LysR family transcriptional regulator has protein sequence MTSLDAIAIFAQVAQSRSFTEAARVLGMPLSSVSRKVSELETDLNVRLIDRNKRQIRLTEAGQSYLELCRKGLDTIHYANRVMTDRHSDTAGTITITVPPNLLEVLFLESINSFQRHYPNARLRILVSERMLDFVDDGVDLSFRVARPETPELIVRTLLRYRHRLVASPSYLAAHSAPGLIAELQDHKTIGFGFHNSRKVNWSFLRQGQIEKLCFEPDLTINDYASVKAAVLASHGIGELPEPLCQEALTAGQLIEVLPEWHLPEIKLYAVHPGKATLSKLARLFLDTVSSNLRRRA, from the coding sequence ATGACAAGCTTAGACGCGATTGCAATCTTTGCCCAAGTGGCACAATCTCGCAGCTTCACCGAGGCGGCGCGGGTTTTGGGAATGCCCCTGTCATCTGTCAGCAGGAAAGTATCGGAGCTGGAAACGGATTTGAATGTCCGTCTGATAGATCGGAACAAACGTCAAATTCGCTTGACGGAAGCGGGCCAGAGCTATCTTGAGCTTTGTCGCAAAGGGCTTGATACGATCCATTATGCCAACCGTGTCATGACAGACAGGCATAGTGACACCGCTGGGACGATCACGATCACGGTTCCTCCGAACTTGTTGGAGGTCCTGTTTCTGGAATCAATCAATTCTTTCCAAAGACATTACCCCAACGCCCGTCTGCGCATTTTGGTATCGGAACGGATGCTGGATTTTGTCGATGACGGAGTGGATCTCTCATTTCGTGTTGCCCGTCCCGAAACCCCTGAACTCATCGTCAGGACGCTTCTGAGATATCGGCATCGGCTGGTTGCCTCGCCAAGCTATCTGGCTGCCCATTCCGCGCCCGGCTTGATTGCGGAACTTCAAGATCACAAGACCATCGGCTTTGGATTTCACAATTCTCGCAAAGTGAATTGGTCATTCTTGCGACAGGGGCAGATTGAGAAGCTCTGCTTTGAACCTGATCTGACCATCAACGACTATGCCTCCGTCAAGGCAGCGGTTTTAGCATCTCATGGAATTGGTGAGTTGCCGGAACCTTTGTGTCAGGAAGCATTAACTGCTGGGCAGCTCATTGAAGTGCTTCCCGAATGGCATCTTCCGGAGATCAAGCTTTATGCCGTCCATCCCGGTAAGGCCACCCTCTCCAAGTTGGCACGGTTGTTTCTGGATACGGTTTCGTCGAACTTGAGACGTCGAGCTTAG
- a CDS encoding class II fructose-bisphosphate aldolase yields the protein MPLATLKDVLAPAKEQGYAVAGFVVLGWEDARAYVRAAEATNSPVILQAGPGCRAHTPLEVLAPMFRHLAETASVDVVAHLDHGYEAADCFKAVDLGFSSVMFDGSKLAIEENIEITRSIADYAHKHGVSVEGEVGYVGYAEGANSAGTKVGEAALFARQSGADAMAISIGNVHLQQEQAAEIDFDLLRKIEADCDIPLVLHGGSGIPSAVRQKLAQSSHVSKFNIGTEVRMAFGKSLRDVLSDNPDMFDRISILKPTEEAVFEAAKQVIKPLLPRS from the coding sequence ATGCCATTGGCCACCCTGAAAGACGTGCTGGCCCCTGCCAAGGAGCAGGGCTATGCCGTCGCCGGATTTGTTGTACTGGGATGGGAAGATGCCCGTGCCTATGTCCGTGCAGCCGAAGCCACCAACAGTCCGGTCATTTTGCAGGCCGGGCCGGGCTGCCGGGCCCATACGCCTCTGGAAGTGTTGGCCCCGATGTTCCGCCATCTGGCTGAGACTGCCAGCGTGGATGTGGTTGCCCATCTGGATCATGGATATGAAGCGGCTGATTGCTTCAAGGCCGTTGATCTTGGCTTTTCATCGGTGATGTTTGATGGCTCCAAACTCGCGATAGAAGAGAATATCGAGATTACCCGATCCATCGCTGATTATGCCCATAAACATGGTGTCAGCGTCGAAGGGGAAGTCGGCTATGTAGGCTATGCCGAAGGGGCTAATTCTGCCGGTACCAAGGTCGGGGAAGCCGCCCTCTTTGCCCGGCAAAGCGGTGCGGACGCCATGGCCATATCCATTGGCAATGTTCATCTGCAGCAGGAACAAGCCGCCGAGATCGACTTTGATCTCTTGCGCAAGATCGAAGCCGATTGCGATATCCCGCTGGTGCTGCATGGTGGGTCCGGCATTCCGAGCGCTGTTCGGCAAAAGCTGGCCCAAAGCAGTCATGTCAGCAAGTTCAATATCGGCACCGAAGTGCGCATGGCCTTTGGCAAGAGCTTACGGGATGTCTTGAGCGACAATCCCGATATGTTTGATCGGATTTCAATTCTCAAACCAACCGAAGAAGCCGTATTTGAGGCCGCCAAACAGGTCATCAAACCCCTCTTGCCACGCTCCTGA
- the hpaI gene encoding 4-hydroxy-2-oxoheptanedioate aldolase — MPAPKNTFKAALNEGKAQMGCWVGMADPYAAEISATAGFDWLLIDGEHAPNDLRSILAQLQVIEASSSHPVVRLPIGEDWMIKQVLDAGAQTLLIPMVESGEQAADLVRAVRYPPFGKRGVGSALARASKFAAIPDYLKSADKQICLLLQVENRAGLAALDDILATDDVDGVFIGPSDLAADMGHIGNPAAPEVMEAVIDAMTRIAAAGKAGGILTLNQDLIKKCLEIGATFVATGIDVTLFAGGMRDLAKRSRAMRDGD; from the coding sequence ATGCCTGCACCGAAAAATACCTTCAAGGCAGCCCTCAATGAAGGCAAGGCACAAATGGGTTGCTGGGTCGGTATGGCCGATCCTTATGCAGCCGAAATCTCTGCAACGGCTGGCTTTGACTGGCTGTTGATTGATGGTGAACATGCACCCAATGATCTGCGCTCCATTCTGGCTCAGCTTCAGGTGATTGAAGCTTCAAGCAGCCATCCGGTCGTGCGTCTTCCCATTGGCGAAGACTGGATGATCAAACAGGTGCTGGATGCTGGTGCGCAGACCCTGCTCATCCCGATGGTGGAAAGCGGTGAGCAAGCCGCCGATCTGGTGCGGGCCGTGCGCTATCCGCCCTTTGGCAAACGTGGTGTCGGTTCTGCCCTTGCTCGTGCTTCCAAATTTGCGGCCATTCCTGATTATCTGAAAAGTGCAGATAAGCAGATCTGCCTGCTGCTTCAGGTGGAAAATCGCGCTGGCCTTGCAGCGCTGGATGACATTCTGGCAACCGATGACGTTGATGGGGTCTTCATTGGTCCATCTGATCTGGCTGCTGACATGGGTCATATTGGCAACCCGGCGGCCCCGGAAGTGATGGAAGCAGTGATCGATGCGATGACCCGCATTGCGGCTGCTGGCAAAGCTGGCGGTATCCTGACACTCAATCAGGACCTGATCAAAAAATGCCTGGAGATTGGGGCAACCTTCGTTGCCACCGGCATTGATGTCACGTTGTTTGCTGGCGGGATGCGCGATCTGGCCAAACGCTCCAGGGCTATGAGGGACGGCGACTAG
- the iolC gene encoding 5-dehydro-2-deoxygluconokinase — protein MLEKLTGGKFLVVGRAGMDLSPIPAGTKAEDATQMSAHLGGSSANIAAALTRHGCEADLVTCVSDDAIGRFCLNQLDHYKIGRDHVRSIGGEYRNTLAVTESRIEDHQTVIYRNGAADFQMDKSDIDKVDFSRFDAMIVTGTLFASEPSRTASLYALEKAKAAGVICILDVDYRPYSWESDKQATEIYSQIGPLCDIVIGNDDEFGFMAGSKDAGQAFAKDLAQRINGICVYKMGPEGSITYADGCSFQTGIFKVDALKPTGAGDAFMGGFLATLVKKGDLQEAVLRGSASAAIVVSKPGCAPAMPTPDELNAFLNSNHVTSQTA, from the coding sequence ATGCTGGAAAAATTGACAGGTGGGAAGTTTCTCGTGGTGGGTCGTGCCGGTATGGACCTTTCTCCGATACCTGCCGGTACCAAAGCAGAGGATGCCACCCAGATGTCCGCGCATCTGGGTGGCTCTTCGGCTAATATCGCCGCAGCGCTGACCCGCCATGGCTGTGAGGCTGATTTGGTGACCTGTGTATCAGACGACGCCATCGGTCGCTTCTGCCTTAATCAGTTGGATCATTACAAGATCGGCCGGGACCATGTGCGCTCGATTGGTGGTGAATATCGCAATACTCTTGCCGTTACCGAGAGCCGTATTGAAGATCATCAGACCGTCATCTATCGCAATGGTGCCGCTGATTTTCAGATGGACAAGAGCGACATCGACAAGGTGGATTTCTCGCGCTTTGATGCCATGATCGTCACCGGCACACTCTTCGCGTCCGAGCCATCTCGCACTGCCTCTCTCTATGCATTGGAAAAAGCAAAAGCAGCTGGCGTGATCTGCATTCTCGATGTCGATTATCGCCCCTATAGCTGGGAATCTGATAAGCAGGCAACCGAGATCTACAGCCAGATTGGCCCACTTTGTGATATTGTCATCGGCAATGATGACGAGTTTGGCTTCATGGCTGGCAGCAAGGATGCCGGACAAGCTTTTGCCAAGGACTTGGCCCAGCGCATCAATGGTATCTGCGTTTATAAGATGGGCCCGGAAGGCTCCATCACCTATGCCGATGGCTGCTCATTCCAGACCGGAATTTTCAAGGTGGATGCTCTGAAACCAACTGGTGCAGGCGATGCCTTCATGGGTGGTTTTCTGGCCACCCTCGTCAAGAAAGGCGACTTGCAAGAGGCAGTCCTGCGCGGCTCTGCCTCTGCCGCCATCGTGGTGTCAAAGCCGGGCTGCGCGCCTGCCATGCCGACACCAGATGAGCTGAACGCCTTTTTGAACAGCAATCATGTCACCTCACAAACTGCCTAA
- a CDS encoding VOC family protein, translating into MTHEHKKINYIEFPLIDPTATKQFFTSVFDWEFQEWGPNYLSFSGAGIDGGFNGEDNTPVQNPGVLIILYSNDLEASLADVKAAGATIIRDIYSFPGGRRFHFADPNGNELAIWSEVTE; encoded by the coding sequence ATGACGCATGAACACAAGAAGATCAACTATATCGAATTTCCACTCATCGACCCCACCGCGACCAAGCAATTTTTTACCTCTGTCTTTGACTGGGAATTTCAAGAGTGGGGCCCAAACTATCTGAGTTTCAGCGGTGCTGGCATCGATGGTGGCTTCAACGGTGAGGATAATACGCCAGTTCAAAATCCAGGTGTTTTGATCATCCTGTACTCCAATGATCTCGAAGCTTCTCTGGCTGATGTCAAAGCAGCCGGTGCCACCATCATTCGTGATATCTATTCCTTCCCCGGTGGGCGCCGGTTCCACTTTGCCGATCCAAATGGCAATGAGCTGGCAATTTGGTCCGAGGTGACGGAATGA
- the hpaH gene encoding 2-oxo-hept-4-ene-1,7-dioate hydratase encodes MSMREDVFAVANALFEAEKTGTQIGLLTKANPEMDMEDAYRVQSALVDHKLGAGRKIIGWKIGLTSKAMQDALKIDIPDSGILFDDMRFENGATIPKGRFIQPRIEAEIAFIMKEDLKGPDVGRDEVIAATESLAPSLEILDTRIVRQDAETGAIRKVFDTIADNAANAGLVLGNERFDPSEIDMRWAGAIAKRNGEVEETGLGAGVLDDPATSVAWLANRLAIYGDHIRAGDIVLSGSFIRPIEATPGSRFDADFGTFGSVTCQFE; translated from the coding sequence ATGAGCATGAGAGAAGATGTCTTTGCGGTTGCCAATGCTCTGTTTGAAGCGGAAAAGACCGGCACACAGATCGGTCTGCTGACCAAGGCCAATCCTGAAATGGATATGGAAGATGCCTATCGGGTGCAGTCGGCGCTGGTCGATCACAAGCTGGGTGCTGGTCGCAAGATCATCGGCTGGAAAATTGGCCTGACTTCAAAGGCCATGCAGGATGCATTGAAAATCGATATTCCCGATAGTGGCATTCTGTTTGATGACATGCGGTTTGAAAATGGCGCGACCATTCCCAAAGGGCGCTTCATTCAGCCACGGATCGAGGCTGAGATTGCCTTCATCATGAAAGAGGATCTGAAGGGGCCGGATGTGGGCCGCGATGAAGTGATTGCAGCGACCGAGAGCCTTGCGCCATCGCTGGAAATTCTTGACACCCGCATCGTGCGTCAGGATGCAGAGACCGGTGCCATTCGCAAGGTCTTCGATACCATTGCCGACAATGCCGCCAATGCCGGACTTGTTCTGGGTAATGAGCGGTTCGATCCAAGTGAAATTGATATGCGTTGGGCAGGTGCCATCGCCAAACGCAATGGTGAGGTGGAAGAAACCGGACTGGGGGCAGGGGTGCTGGATGATCCGGCGACTTCCGTTGCCTGGCTGGCCAATCGCCTCGCCATTTATGGCGATCACATCCGGGCTGGCGATATTGTGCTGTCCGGCTCCTTCATCCGGCCGATCGAGGCAACGCCGGGCAGCCGTTTTGATGCTGACTTCGGCACTTTCGGTTCCGTCACCTGCCAGTTCGAATAG
- a CDS encoding fumarylacetoacetate hydrolase family protein, with amino-acid sequence MRIATYTAKGETFYGAITDDGAIALSPDFAQWPTLYDVVAAGALEQLVEAAKDRAVTHTEFDYEMVMPSAPRILCVGVNFPDRNAEYKDGSTQPKYMSLFPRFASGFTGHNRPLIRPPENHTLDYEGEVAIVIGKGGRRISQIDAYDHIAALTLCNEGTIRDWVRHAKFNVTQGKNWDKSGSIGPWLVPFTDASQLDDARIITRVNGEVRQDDVLSRMMFPIRREIEYISTFMTLQPGDIIITGTPTGAGARFDPPKYLKPGDVVEIEVEGIGTLINGVEDEQ; translated from the coding sequence ATGCGCATTGCAACTTATACCGCCAAGGGCGAAACCTTTTATGGTGCCATCACGGATGATGGGGCGATTGCCCTGTCTCCGGACTTTGCGCAATGGCCAACGCTTTATGATGTTGTTGCCGCTGGTGCGCTGGAGCAATTGGTGGAAGCAGCCAAAGATCGCGCCGTCACTCACACCGAGTTCGATTATGAAATGGTGATGCCGAGCGCACCGCGTATCCTGTGCGTGGGGGTGAATTTCCCGGATCGCAATGCCGAATATAAGGATGGCAGCACTCAGCCGAAATATATGTCGCTCTTCCCGCGCTTTGCTTCCGGTTTTACCGGCCATAATCGCCCTCTGATCCGCCCACCGGAAAACCATACGCTCGATTATGAAGGTGAAGTTGCCATCGTCATCGGCAAGGGTGGTCGCCGGATCAGTCAGATTGACGCCTATGATCATATTGCGGCGCTTACCTTGTGCAATGAGGGCACCATCCGTGACTGGGTGCGTCATGCCAAATTCAATGTCACCCAAGGCAAGAATTGGGACAAATCCGGCTCCATCGGCCCATGGCTTGTGCCTTTCACAGACGCCTCTCAACTGGATGATGCGCGCATCATTACCCGCGTCAATGGTGAGGTGCGTCAGGATGATGTGCTCAGCCGCATGATGTTTCCCATCCGCCGCGAGATCGAATATATCTCCACCTTCATGACCCTGCAGCCGGGCGATATCATCATCACCGGTACGCCAACCGGTGCCGGTGCTCGCTTTGATCCGCCGAAATATCTCAAACCCGGCGATGTGGTCGAGATTGAGGTTGAAGGGATCGGGACCCTGATCAACGGAGTGGAGGACGAACAATGA
- the hpaD gene encoding 3,4-dihydroxyphenylacetate 2,3-dioxygenase: protein MGKLVYAAKVTHVPTMLLSEMDGSLKGCRQAAIDGHKEIGRRVREAGADTVVVLDTHWLVNAAYHINANHSFKGVFTSNEFPQFIKDMDYAYEGNAALGDLIAEKAQVKGVNAMSHQVDSLELEYGTLVPMRYMNEERDLKVVSIAAWCTVHSHASSRKLGEAIREAIEASDNNVALVASGSLSHKIWPNDIYAENNGTFTISSEFNQQVDLRVLDLWQKGDFATFVKMLPDYANYCDGEGDMHDTVMLLGALGWDKYEGKAEVITDYFPSSGTGQTNVVFPLD from the coding sequence ATGGGTAAGCTTGTCTATGCAGCGAAGGTGACACATGTGCCAACCATGCTGCTTTCCGAGATGGATGGGTCCCTCAAAGGGTGCCGTCAGGCCGCGATTGACGGGCATAAGGAAATCGGCCGTCGCGTACGCGAAGCCGGTGCTGATACGGTGGTCGTGCTCGACACCCACTGGCTGGTCAATGCCGCCTATCACATCAATGCCAATCACTCCTTCAAGGGTGTCTTTACCTCCAATGAATTCCCGCAATTCATCAAGGATATGGACTATGCCTATGAAGGCAATGCCGCTCTCGGCGATCTGATTGCCGAGAAAGCGCAGGTCAAAGGCGTCAACGCCATGTCTCATCAGGTGGATTCACTTGAGCTGGAATATGGCACACTGGTACCGATGCGCTACATGAATGAAGAGCGTGATCTGAAGGTTGTCTCCATCGCTGCCTGGTGCACCGTGCATAGCCATGCTTCTTCACGCAAGCTGGGTGAGGCCATTCGCGAAGCCATCGAGGCCAGCGACAACAATGTGGCGCTGGTTGCATCGGGCTCCCTGTCTCACAAGATCTGGCCAAACGATATCTATGCCGAGAATAACGGCACCTTCACCATTTCCAGCGAGTTCAACCAGCAGGTTGATTTGCGCGTGCTGGATCTCTGGCAGAAAGGTGACTTTGCGACCTTCGTGAAGATGCTGCCGGATTATGCCAATTATTGCGATGGGGAAGGCGACATGCATGACACCGTCATGCTGCTCGGTGCCCTTGGCTGGGACAAGTATGAAGGCAAGGCAGAAGTGATCACCGATTACTTCCCAAGCTCTGGCACCGGCCAGACCAATGTGGTTTTCCCACTCGATTGA
- a CDS encoding type II toxin-antitoxin system RelE/ParE family toxin, with protein MSQSRPKSRLPYILTETAENDFRNARNWSRQRWGKDLTKQYFQDLHESALYIAKNWRSLPVREDLTGASGLGVHAAREHYLVYLPSPDTDQLIIVALIRQTRDVPSILRANNFLIKRQLKRLFNKH; from the coding sequence ATGTCACAATCAAGGCCCAAATCAAGGCTGCCCTACATTCTGACCGAGACGGCCGAGAATGATTTTCGCAATGCGCGAAACTGGTCAAGACAGCGCTGGGGCAAGGATCTGACCAAGCAATATTTTCAGGACCTGCACGAGAGCGCCCTCTATATTGCCAAGAATTGGCGATCCCTGCCTGTCAGAGAAGACCTGACCGGAGCAAGTGGTCTGGGCGTCCATGCGGCGCGAGAGCATTATCTTGTCTATCTGCCCTCACCCGACACGGATCAGCTCATCATTGTCGCCCTGATCCGTCAGACAAGAGATGTTCCGTCTATTCTTCGGGCGAACAATTTCCTGATCAAACGTCAGTTGAAACGCCTGTTCAACAAGCACTAA
- a CDS encoding ribbon-helix-helix domain-containing protein: protein MAKAMNVSLTEPLREFVDSQTGENGLFATPSEYLRDLIRRDMEQSEVVNHVLAGLKDIEEGNFSSNSILDIEAEDE, encoded by the coding sequence ATGGCAAAAGCAATGAATGTGTCTTTGACAGAGCCCTTGCGGGAATTTGTCGATAGCCAGACCGGCGAGAATGGCCTCTTTGCCACTCCATCCGAGTATTTGCGCGACCTCATCCGCCGAGACATGGAGCAGAGCGAAGTCGTCAATCATGTCCTTGCCGGTTTGAAAGATATTGAAGAGGGCAATTTCTCTTCCAATTCAATTTTGGATATTGAAGCGGAAGACGAATAA